The following coding sequences are from one Lolium rigidum isolate FL_2022 chromosome 6, APGP_CSIRO_Lrig_0.1, whole genome shotgun sequence window:
- the LOC124662948 gene encoding sigma factor binding protein 2, chloroplastic-like: protein MDHRKQQGSGGSAPKNGGGKGSGKAGGGGKKPIKVVYISNPMRVKTNAAGFRALVQQLTGRHADPSKYSADDEYAAAQAQQELSPEGSAAASTLDAVAPGPAAAPEFAAGPYGDGDGDDEGEDDDIFGSQLLDTDYAILSPPPLLFDYPHGSISKV from the coding sequence ATGGATCACCGGAAGCAGCAGGGGAGCGGCGGCAGCGCGcccaagaacggcggcggcaAGGGGAGCGGCAAGGCGGGGGGCGGGGGCAAGAAGCCGATCAAGGTGGTGTACATCTCCAACCCCATGAGGGTCAAGACCAACGCCGCGGGCTTCCGCGCCCTCGTCCAGCAGctcaccggccgccacgccgaccCCTCCAAGTACAGCGCCGACGACGAGTACGCTGCCGCGCAGGCGCAGCAGGAGCTCAGCCCCGAGGGGAGCGCGGCTGCCTCCACGCTGGACGCGGTTGCccccggccccgccgccgcgccggaaTTCGCCGCGGGGCcgtacggcgacggcgacggcgacgacgagggggaggacgacgaCATCTTCGGCTCGCAGCTGCTGGACACGGACTACGCCATCCTCTCGCCGCCGCCACTGCTCTTCGACTACCCGCACGGCAGCATCAGCAAGGTGTAG